In Methanococcoides sp. LMO-2, the genomic stretch CATAACCATCCTTATTCCACCGTTTTTGCCATACATAAGCAACCTTTTTTGTAACACCGACTTTTTTTGCAGCCTCCTCCACAGAATCACCCATGTACCTATAACGAATAAAGTATAGACGGTCAAGAACCTTGATCAGAGTTTCAATGTACCGGATCCTTTTATTCAATTCCTTATGAGTCAATTTTTTTTGAATAGGAATCATTTCTGTTTTTACCATGTCTTTTGATATTGTTTTAAAAGTATAAATACATTAGTTTCTAGTAAGAAAACTTTAAATACGAGTATTGGCAAGGAATAATTGCAGTTGAACAGGACAAACGACCTTTCAGGGAAAAAAAAACATTCCGGAAGGGCTGGGAAACTGCGTTACAAAAAGGTGATGAAAATGGGAAATCAGGAACTTTTTGACAAACTTAAAAATGCAATAGTAAACCAGGATATCAACGGTTGCCCAGTAGCAACACAGGAAGCACTCGATGCAGGAATTACTGCTTTCGACATAATCAACGAAGGATTAGCACCAGGCATGAAGATCGTCGGTGACAACTTCGAAGCAGCAACAATCTACCTTCCACAGATCATGATGTCTGCAAAGGCAATGAACGCTGCAATGGAGATCCTTGAGCCAATCCTCGCAGAAGAGAAGGGCGACGACGAAGGTGTCGGAACAGCTGTAACATTCGTACAGGAAGGAGATATTCACGATATCGGCCACCGCCTTGTTACAACAATGCTCGGTGCAAACGGATTTGATATCATCGACCTCGGAACAGATATTCCAAACGAGGACGTTGTCGAAGCAATTGCAAAGAACAAGGGTAAGAAGATGATCCTTGTAGGTTCCGCACTTATGACAACCTCAATGCTCGGCCAGAAGGACGTAGTAAGGTTACTTGAAGAAGAGAACCTCAGAGGCGAAGTCAAGATCATGTTCGGTGGCGCACCAGTCACAGATGAATGGATCGAAGAATGTGGCGCAGATGGCACAGCCGAAAACGCAGCAGATGCAGCAAGAGTAGCACTTAAGCTCATGAGCGCATAAATTGGGGGAAAATAAAATGACATTCACTAAATCAGTAACTTGCTTTGATTTCTATGACCGTGCACAGACCGGTGAGAAGACAACCCAGGATGACTGGGACTTGATGACCATTCCAATGAAGGCAATGGAACTCAAACAGAAATACAACCTTGACTTTGGCACCGAGTTCGTTCCAACCGACAAGGACCAGATGGAGAGACTCTTCAAGGCAGGTTTCGAGATGCTCCTTGAGTGTGGTATCTACTGTACCGACACAAAGAGGATCGTCAAGTACACAGAAGACGAACTCTGGGATGCAATCAACAACCCTATGCCAGCATTCCAGCTCGGTACCGGCAGAGATGCAGTACAGATGAAGAAGAGAGAAGTAGGCGACAAGAGAAAGCCAATCGTACAGGGCGGTCCAACCGGTTCCCCAATCTCAGAAGAGATGTTCTCTGCAGTTCACATGAGCTATGCACTCGAGAAAGAAGTTGACACAATTGTAAATGGTGTCATGATGACAGTCCGTGGTAAGCCACCTATACCAGGCAGCCCATACGAAGTTCTCGCAGCAAAGTCCGAAACAAGGATCATCAAGAACGCAGCAGCAATGGCTGGTAGGCCAGGTATGGCTGTTTAGGGACCAGAGACTTCCCTGTCTGCTCAGGGTAACATCGCTTCCGACTGTGTCGGCGGCCAGGTATGCAGTGACAGCCACGAAGTATCACAGCTCAACGAGCTTAAGATCGACCTCGATGCAATTGCAGTCATGGCTCACTACAAGGGCAACAGTGACATAATCATGGACGAGCAGATGCCAATCTTCGGTGGATACGCTGGCGGTATTGAAGAAACAACAATCGTAGATGTTGCAACCAGCCTTAACTCCATGATCATGAGCAGTGCAAGCTGGCACCTTGATGGTCCTGTCCACATCAGATGGGGATCCACCAACACCAGGGAAACCCTCCAGATCGCAGGATGGGCATGTGCAACAATCAGTGAGTTCACAGACCTTATGACCGGTAACCAGTACTACCCATGCGCAGGACCATGCACAGAGATGTGCCTCCTCGAAGCAGCAGCACAGTCAGTAACTGACACAGCATCCGGCCGTGAGATCCTCTCAGGTGTCGCAGCAGCAAAGGGTGTCATCACCGACAAGACAACCGGTATGGAAGCAAGGATGATGGGAGAAGTCGCACGTGCAACAGCAGGTATGGACATCGACTCCGTCAACGCTGTACTCGACAAACTTGTTGCATCATACGAAGGTAACTACGCAGATGCACCACAGGGTAAGACCTTCCAGGAATGCTACGACGTTGCAACCGTCACACCTACCGACGAGTACGTCAAGGTATACGAGGGTGCAAGGAAGAAACTCGAAGAGTTCGGTCTTTCATTCTAAATCTAAGATCTTTACAAAATCCTTTCTGCCAGCAGACTATGCTGGCACTCTTTTTTATTTTAAAGCAGTACTTTTTATTTCGTATCCAAATATGATACGATGATGGGGAGATCCATACAACCTAATTCTAAAAGCAGTTCTTTTTTGCTTATAGCTGTGACCTAGAGAGGCAGGAATAAACTTTCCAGACAATATTACATCTCTTGCAAAGCAATACAAGTATATTTCCATAATAATGCATTAAAATTTCATCTGAATATAACAGCAGAAAGACAGATGATCAGAGCAATACCAGGTCAAATGCGTCAGGAAATACGAGAGAATAATCCTGAAATATTAGACAATCTAAATAATCACACAGATATTTAGATCTGCCCTATATGCCCATTCGAGTATTTTCAAGGATAAAATGGGTTTTTAATTAGTTGTAATATAAAGCTTCAAACATCATTGATGAAGTTCTGATAAATAATACAATACTCTAAAAAGATAATAAACATCATGTTGGCGTGCGGCACCATCATACACCATTGAATAAATGTTTTTGAGAATGTTACATAAAATATATATATTGCATATTCTCACCGTGCTAAGTAACGCGATTACAAATAAAATATAAATTTTTTTTGTATATACATTAACTAACATATGTCGCAAAATATACAAAACTGATATATAGAACCCTATAAGAATGACAATTCCGGTTACCGATAAAGCAAAAAATATATAAGTAATAATGAGATGTGTGACAGAAATTTAGTAAATACGATATAATCTGTCCTTAAAGGGATTGTGTAATCGATTATATGGTTTACTTACTAGAAAGAACAAAGGTGTAGAAAAATGGATATATGGACTATTATTAATGGGATCATCTATCTGACCTGTTTTGCTCTTATCGGTTGGATGTTATTTGATGCCAGTAAAGTCTCAAAATAATTATAGTTTTTAAGGAGAGTTAAATGTCTGGAAATACAAATTCAGGACATGCCGATGTCGTAAAGACGCTCCGCCCCTATCACGTATGGGCGCTTGGAGTAGGTATTGTTCTGGTAGGCGAATACATGGGATGGAACTTCACAGTTGCAAAAGGTGGAATACTTGGTTCACTCTTTGCAATGCTGGTTGCAGGCACCATGTTTGTAATGGTTTCTTTATGCGCTAGTGAATTAGGATCATCCACAAAACTTGCAGGCGGACCTTATGATTGGGCGAGATTATTTGTAGGACCTGGTGCAGCTGCACTTGTGGGTCTTGCAGTATATATGGAGTTCATTGCCCTGGAAGCTGCTGACGCTATTGTCGTTGCATCCATCACAAATTCGATCTTCCCGGAAATAGAAACGTTCCCGGTTACATTGTTAATTATCTCATTCTTAACATTTATGAACTATCGTGGAGTCGTAGCTGCTCTTAATCTTAACTTTGCACTCACATTCACAGCATTGTTAGCTATCATAGTATTCTTCTTTATGAACATTACCGGATTTGCCGGTACATGGCATCCGGAATACCTCATCTCAGGAGCTATACCTAATGGATTTATAGGTATTTTCGCAGCTCTCCAATTTGGACCCTGGTTCTACCTTGGTATCGAAGGAGCGGCAATGTGTGCAGAAGAGTGCAAACATCCAACAAGAGCAGTTCCTCTCGGACAGCAAGCAGGTATGATAACCCTTCTTCTCGGTTCAGGTATGACACTTTACTTATGTTCAGGTCTTATTCCAGCCGCAGAACTCGGTTCTTCAGTATACCCACTCTTTGAAGCAGCAACAGCAACAGGTTCAACGTTCCTCATTGCAGCTCTGGGTATCGGTACACTTTTCACCTGCCTTGCAAGCGCAAACGGTACAGTTTGTGACGCATCACGGTCATGGTTTGCCCTTTCAAGGGATAAATTTCTGACAAACTGGTTTGCTGACGTGCATCCACGTTACAGCACCCCCTACAGGGCAGTCATTTTCACAATGCCTATTGCAATCGCATTTGCATTTAGTGGTTTCCTCGATCAGGTCATCACCTTTTCAATTACATCAGGCTTAATCTGTTATGTAATGATCCCATTTTCCCTGATCCGCTTTAGGAAGTTATTCCCAGAGCACAGCAACAAGGTCCGCCCGTTTGTGGGCCCTTTGCAGCCAACAATTGCATATATTACGATTTTCCTTGCCATTGTGATCATGTCTACCCTTAACTGGGGTTACAATTACAACCTGATCTTCGGACTCTTGTTCTACGTAATAGCATACTTCTACTTCTCGTGGAGGTACAAGAGTATTGAGATAAATCACGATTGGGGCGAAGACCTCGGATGGCCTGAACCTGTACACAGGAGATAATGGAGGAAGATAAATGGTAAACAAGATTAAATATCACAACGACCTCAAAAAAGACGCAGGCATTATTATTGTTGTATTGGGACTCATGTTCTTCTCAGAGATATTTGTCTTTTACAAAATAATTTCAACTCTATGGGATGCAGTGCCTGAAGTTCAGACCATATTTCCGGTCTACCTGCTGTTCCTGATACTCCTGCTCAGCATCGAGACCATCGGTTGCATCACTGTGTACAAATCGATCAAGGAACACATGTACGACTTTAACTATTACGATTAAGGAGCTGGAAATATGGCAAAATCTGAAGAAAAAGGTAGCATGATCATGCAGATCGCAGATATCCTGTTCATCTTCGTTGTCGCAGGTATTTGTGTAATTGCTCCCGTACTTATACTTGGAGCTGATACCGGACCTGTAGTGTTCGACTGGAATCCTTTCGAATATTT encodes the following:
- a CDS encoding helix-turn-helix domain-containing protein, coding for MVKTEMIPIQKKLTHKELNKRIRYIETLIKVLDRLYFIRYRYMGDSVEEAAKKVGVTKKVAYVWQKRWNKDGYAGLLPRHGGGRPSKLSEEQRDDLRLYLRLHKVVKTSQIAALIKEKFGVEYSLKQVRIILKSLD
- a CDS encoding methyltransferase cognate corrinoid protein, with product MGNQELFDKLKNAIVNQDINGCPVATQEALDAGITAFDIINEGLAPGMKIVGDNFEAATIYLPQIMMSAKAMNAAMEILEPILAEEKGDDEGVGTAVTFVQEGDIHDIGHRLVTTMLGANGFDIIDLGTDIPNEDVVEAIAKNKGKKMILVGSALMTTSMLGQKDVVRLLEEENLRGEVKIMFGGAPVTDEWIEECGADGTAENAADAARVALKLMSA
- a CDS encoding APC family permease, whose product is MSGNTNSGHADVVKTLRPYHVWALGVGIVLVGEYMGWNFTVAKGGILGSLFAMLVAGTMFVMVSLCASELGSSTKLAGGPYDWARLFVGPGAAALVGLAVYMEFIALEAADAIVVASITNSIFPEIETFPVTLLIISFLTFMNYRGVVAALNLNFALTFTALLAIIVFFFMNITGFAGTWHPEYLISGAIPNGFIGIFAALQFGPWFYLGIEGAAMCAEECKHPTRAVPLGQQAGMITLLLGSGMTLYLCSGLIPAAELGSSVYPLFEAATATGSTFLIAALGIGTLFTCLASANGTVCDASRSWFALSRDKFLTNWFADVHPRYSTPYRAVIFTMPIAIAFAFSGFLDQVITFSITSGLICYVMIPFSLIRFRKLFPEHSNKVRPFVGPLQPTIAYITIFLAIVIMSTLNWGYNYNLIFGLLFYVIAYFYFSWRYKSIEINHDWGEDLGWPEPVHRR
- a CDS encoding monomethylamine transporter, with the translated sequence MVNKIKYHNDLKKDAGIIIVVLGLMFFSEIFVFYKIISTLWDAVPEVQTIFPVYLLFLILLLSIETIGCITVYKSIKEHMYDFNYYD